The following proteins come from a genomic window of Galactobacillus timonensis:
- a CDS encoding reverse transcriptase domain-containing protein: MGGYYHPTAVRRREIPKPDGGVRKLGIPTVKDRVVQQAIAQVLAPLYEPQFAENSFGYRPGRSGQQAIMKVKEYAEEGYCWAVVLDLSKYFDTLNHDRLIRELRKTIRDEXRESQSAAGKHIPERI; the protein is encoded by the coding sequence ATGGGTGGCTACTATCACCCTACAGCCGTAAGACGCAGGGAAATACCGAAACCGGATGGAGGAGTGAGAAAACTGGGGATTCCAACGGTTAAGGATCGTGTTGTACAGCAGGCCATAGCTCAGGTGCTGGCGCCTCTTTATGAGCCACAATTCGCGGAAAACAGCTTTGGCTATCGACCGGGAAGAAGTGGACAGCAGGCCATTATGAAGGTAAAAGAATATGCGGAGGAAGGGTATTGCTGGGCAGTTGTTCTGGATTTGTCCAAGTATTTCGATACCCTGAACCATGATCGTCTGATCAGGGAACTGAGAAAGACAATTAGGGACGAANGGCGGGAATCTCAGTCCGCTGCTGGCAAACATATACCTGAACGAATTTGA
- a CDS encoding GNAT family N-acetyltransferase produces MAVNLKQLVDEISMVDEDQDIWYSPSTEEFYEQDDDVPEDAVQLPTKMERDDYGMIRDFAESRTGEERDWLVNAISGRGAFHRFRSVLQRFGIEDQWYRWQENALMDLAMGWCEDNGIPYSFSGADVDPEDAADEEAEEREAPVQSSFNEAAVSWRIVEINRNNYMRLLMLKKDFEGCDVSLSQQELENDLRSFHVYAASLRGQFAGYLEVSEDGKVREVYVDPSMRRKGAGKALLKSASENYGPLVIHLPLQFKDARGFFSACGYGREEYVDLYPDSEETK; encoded by the coding sequence ATGGCAGTCAATCTGAAACAGCTGGTAGATGAAATATCGATGGTTGATGAGGATCAGGATATCTGGTATTCCCCGTCGACGGAAGAGTTTTACGAACAGGATGATGATGTTCCTGAGGATGCGGTGCAGCTGCCGACCAAGATGGAACGCGATGATTACGGCATGATCCGTGATTTTGCGGAAAGCCGTACGGGAGAAGAGCGTGATTGGCTTGTCAATGCGATCTCGGGCCGCGGTGCCTTCCATCGGTTTCGCTCGGTTCTGCAGCGCTTCGGTATCGAAGATCAGTGGTACCGGTGGCAGGAGAATGCATTGATGGACCTGGCGATGGGCTGGTGCGAAGACAACGGTATTCCCTACAGCTTTTCCGGTGCAGATGTGGATCCTGAGGATGCGGCTGACGAAGAAGCAGAGGAAAGGGAAGCCCCTGTTCAGTCTTCTTTCAACGAAGCTGCGGTATCCTGGCGCATTGTTGAAATCAACCGGAACAACTACATGCGGCTGCTGATGCTCAAGAAGGATTTTGAGGGATGCGATGTATCCCTTTCGCAGCAGGAACTTGAAAATGATCTTCGCTCCTTTCATGTGTATGCGGCTTCGCTGCGTGGGCAGTTTGCAGGCTATCTTGAGGTAAGTGAAGACGGTAAGGTCAGGGAAGTATACGTGGATCCTTCCATGCGCAGAAAAGGTGCTGGAAAAGCTCTGTTGAAGAGTGCCTCAGAGAACTATGGTCCGCTGGTCATCCATCTTCCGTTACAGTTCAAGGATGCCAGGGGCTTCTTTAGTGCATGCGGATATGGACGTGAGGAATACGTGGATCTGTATCCGGATTCTGAAGAGACGAAGTGA
- the sufB gene encoding Fe-S cluster assembly protein SufB — MSEENRDDILTSQDHYKYGFKDNVKAVLDTGKGLNEDIVREISAFKHEPEWMTEFRVKAFHTFESMPMPNWGPDLSEINFQDFTYYKKVSQEAEKSWDDVPETVKNTFEKLGIPEAERKYLAGVTTQYESEAVYHNMLDEVQKKGVIFLDIDSGLREYPDLFRKYFATIVPPTDNKLAALNSAVWSGGSFIYVPKGVKLEKPLQSYFRINSESMGQFERSIIIVDDGAECSYVEGCTAPQYSKDSMHAAVVEVFVGKGAKCRYSSVQNWSGNILNLVTKRAKVDAHGTMEWVDGNIGSRISMKYPACILAGEYAHGMCISIAVGSKNQFQDTGAKMIHLAPHTSSSIVSKSISRNGGVTNFRDWIRFTPKADYSKAHIECDTLILDDLSRSDTIPLNINDNATSTIEHEAKVSKISEDELFYLMSRGLSEQQATEMIVMGFLEPFTRELPMEYAVELNQLLKIDMSGSIG, encoded by the coding sequence ATGAGCGAAGAAAACAGAGACGATATACTGACTTCGCAGGATCACTACAAGTACGGCTTCAAGGACAATGTGAAAGCCGTTCTGGATACCGGCAAGGGCCTGAATGAAGACATTGTGCGCGAGATCAGCGCCTTCAAGCATGAGCCGGAATGGATGACGGAGTTCCGTGTGAAGGCGTTCCATACGTTTGAGTCGATGCCGATGCCCAACTGGGGACCGGATCTTTCGGAGATCAATTTCCAGGATTTCACCTATTACAAGAAGGTTTCGCAGGAGGCCGAGAAGAGCTGGGACGATGTGCCGGAAACGGTCAAGAACACCTTCGAGAAGCTTGGCATTCCGGAGGCGGAGCGCAAGTACCTGGCAGGAGTCACGACGCAGTACGAGTCGGAAGCGGTGTATCACAACATGCTGGACGAGGTGCAGAAGAAGGGAGTCATCTTCCTGGACATTGACAGCGGTCTGAGAGAATATCCGGATCTGTTCCGGAAGTACTTTGCGACCATCGTTCCGCCGACGGACAATAAGCTTGCGGCGCTGAACAGTGCCGTATGGTCGGGCGGCAGCTTCATCTACGTTCCCAAGGGCGTGAAGCTGGAGAAGCCGCTGCAGTCGTATTTCCGGATCAATTCGGAATCGATGGGTCAGTTTGAGCGTTCAATCATCATTGTGGATGATGGAGCGGAATGTTCCTATGTAGAAGGCTGCACGGCGCCGCAGTATTCGAAGGATTCGATGCATGCGGCCGTTGTTGAGGTATTTGTCGGCAAGGGTGCGAAGTGCCGTTATTCTTCGGTGCAGAACTGGTCGGGCAATATTCTGAACCTGGTAACCAAGCGGGCGAAGGTCGATGCGCACGGTACGATGGAATGGGTCGATGGAAACATCGGTTCCCGGATTTCGATGAAGTACCCGGCCTGCATTCTGGCCGGTGAATATGCGCACGGCATGTGCATTTCCATTGCGGTCGGTTCGAAGAACCAGTTTCAGGATACGGGTGCGAAGATGATTCATCTGGCGCCGCATACGAGTTCTTCGATTGTTTCCAAGTCGATTTCGCGCAATGGCGGTGTGACTAATTTCCGTGACTGGATCCGCTTTACGCCGAAAGCTGATTACAGCAAGGCGCACATTGAGTGCGATACGCTGATTCTCGATGATCTGTCGCGTTCGGATACAATTCCTCTGAACATCAATGACAACGCAACATCGACGATCGAGCATGAGGCCAAGGTTTCCAAGATCAGTGAAGATGAGCTTTTCTATCTGATGAGCCGCGGTCTTTCCGAACAGCAGGCGACGGAGATGATCGTGATGGGCTTCCTGGAGCCCTTCACCCGTGAGCTGCCGATGGAATATGCGGTCGAGCTCAATCAGCTGCTCAAGATCGATATGAGCGGTTCGATCGGCTGA
- a CDS encoding peptidylprolyl isomerase → MGSFLKKNWFICVLVVALAGVSGYYIYDTSKDKLRGKKSNGEDVVYQINDDDVTASEFYDQMYADSGVSALYHAVLRQVVDQTVDTTDEMKTNAASQAQSIISSYASSYGSSYQTTLDSQLKSMGYSGYDDLEQYFIDYNKELQIAGDYAKNHFDELKIRNISYILVAADANSETPGQPSESQQATMDAVDAAIAAGKDFAVVAADYSADSSTASSGGVLGTIDKNTSNLDEDFLTAALELNEGEISNWVYSSNFGFFKIKCNAATPETLETVVKQQDLDTANGVDYSSPATPSPSASASPEASASAQPSASASAKATVDPDTIDSNPYYDLVSKWDTTLTGQAIWDKAEELGITFANDDDRAALRSYMGLESEASAEPTESPAATEGGAQ, encoded by the coding sequence ATGGGCAGCTTTTTAAAGAAGAACTGGTTTATCTGTGTTCTCGTCGTCGCCCTTGCCGGTGTCAGCGGATATTACATTTACGACACAAGTAAAGACAAGCTCCGCGGCAAGAAGTCGAATGGAGAGGACGTTGTATACCAGATCAATGACGATGATGTAACAGCATCCGAATTCTATGATCAGATGTACGCCGACAGCGGCGTATCCGCTCTGTATCATGCCGTACTGCGTCAGGTCGTGGATCAGACAGTCGACACAACGGATGAAATGAAAACGAATGCCGCAAGTCAGGCACAGAGCATCATTTCCAGCTACGCTTCATCTTACGGCTCCAGCTATCAGACAACTCTGGATTCGCAGCTGAAATCGATGGGCTACAGCGGCTACGATGATCTGGAGCAGTACTTTATCGACTACAACAAGGAACTGCAGATCGCAGGCGACTACGCAAAGAATCACTTTGATGAACTGAAGATCCGCAACATCTCCTATATCCTTGTAGCAGCGGACGCAAACTCCGAAACACCGGGTCAGCCATCCGAGTCGCAGCAGGCAACGATGGATGCCGTTGATGCCGCAATCGCAGCAGGCAAGGACTTCGCCGTTGTTGCGGCTGATTACTCCGCAGACAGCTCCACGGCTTCTTCGGGCGGTGTTCTGGGAACGATCGATAAGAATACGAGCAACCTCGATGAAGACTTTCTGACGGCTGCCCTCGAGCTTAATGAAGGCGAAATCAGCAACTGGGTTTATTCTTCGAACTTCGGCTTCTTCAAGATCAAGTGCAACGCCGCAACTCCGGAAACACTGGAGACGGTTGTAAAGCAGCAGGATCTTGATACAGCTAACGGCGTCGACTATTCTTCACCGGCAACGCCATCACCGTCTGCCTCCGCTTCTCCGGAAGCGAGTGCTTCCGCACAGCCTTCCGCATCTGCTTCGGCAAAGGCAACCGTCGATCCGGATACGATCGATTCCAATCCGTACTACGATCTTGTTTCGAAATGGGATACAACCCTGACCGGACAGGCTATCTGGGATAAAGCTGAAGAGCTTGGCATCACTTTCGCTAACGACGATGATCGTGCTGCTCTGCGCAGCTACATGGGACTGGAAAGTGAAGCAAGCGCTGAACCGACAGAATCCCCGGCCGCAACGGAAGGAGGCGCACAATGA
- a CDS encoding group II intron maturase-specific domain-containing protein → MNEFDQEYARRGVPEIRYADDIVLLAKSRRAAERILEGSITMLEGKLKLKVNREKSKIVNLASNGGKFKYLGFGMGRRADGHYHIYAHMKSKKKCKEKLKIMTNKKRPGKFSDICREIKRSITGWINYYGVAELRSWLKEMDQWLRTRMRMIIWKHWKKPRTKYRKLIELGIPKQYAFMAANTRKGTCRAVQLTTVKRALSNRKLEEWGCPSASRYFESVHPKYSAVQLQLVF, encoded by the coding sequence CTGAACGAATTTGATCAGGAGTATGCACGCAGAGGAGTACCGGAAATCAGGTATGCGGATGACATTGTTCTACTGGCCAAGAGCAGAAGGGCCGCAGAGAGAATACTGGAAGGCAGTATCACGATGCTGGAAGGGAAGCTGAAGCTGAAGGTAAACAGGGAGAAGAGTAAAATCGTCAATCTGGCGTCCAACGGTGGGAAGTTCAAATATCTGGGGTTCGGAATGGGTAGAAGAGCGGATGGGCATTATCACATCTATGCGCACATGAAATCCAAGAAGAAATGCAAAGAGAAGCTCAAAATCATGACGAACAAGAAACGTCCGGGAAAGTTTTCCGATATTTGTCGGGAGATTAAGCGGAGCATCACCGGATGGATCAACTACTACGGCGTGGCGGAGCTGAGAAGCTGGCTGAAAGAAATGGACCAGTGGCTTCGCACAAGGATGAGAATGATTATATGGAAGCATTGGAAGAAGCCGAGAACGAAATACAGGAAGCTCATAGAACTTGGCATTCCGAAGCAGTACGCATTCATGGCGGCAAACACCCGAAAAGGTACATGCAGGGCAGTGCAGTTAACGACTGTCAAGCGCGCGCTGTCAAATAGAAAACTCGAAGAATGGGGATGCCCATCTGCATCCAGATACTTCGAGTCTGTTCATCCTAAATATTCTGCAGTTCAACTGCAACTTGTGTTCTAA
- a CDS encoding 5-formyltetrahydrofolate cyclo-ligase, producing MNKEDARKLGRNLRSSLSNGERAFEEEAVLSQLKEICRDVEVIGCYVSVKDELDTRRFIAWCLEEKKTVAVPKVEGGTLGFYRIESFEDLVPAPFSILEPKNGAGKINLSSIGMMIVPALAIDCEGNRVGYGRGYYDSVLSAGMDAVGIIFRGQLVDRIDADPWDVKLSRVITG from the coding sequence ATGAACAAGGAAGACGCAAGAAAGCTGGGAAGAAATCTACGCTCCTCATTAAGTAATGGGGAGCGTGCTTTTGAAGAAGAAGCCGTTCTGTCACAGCTGAAGGAAATCTGCCGGGATGTAGAAGTCATCGGCTGCTATGTTTCAGTGAAAGATGAGCTGGATACCAGGCGTTTCATTGCCTGGTGCCTGGAAGAAAAGAAAACGGTGGCAGTTCCGAAGGTGGAAGGCGGTACGCTGGGGTTTTACCGGATCGAAAGCTTTGAAGATCTTGTTCCGGCTCCGTTTTCTATTCTTGAGCCGAAAAACGGTGCCGGGAAGATCAATCTTTCCTCCATCGGAATGATGATTGTTCCGGCGCTGGCCATTGACTGTGAGGGCAACCGTGTCGGCTATGGCAGGGGCTATTATGATTCCGTGCTCTCTGCAGGCATGGATGCTGTCGGCATTATCTTCCGCGGGCAGCTGGTGGACCGGATTGATGCGGATCCATGGGATGTGAAGCTGAGCAGAGTCATCACCGGTTGA
- the sufU gene encoding Fe-S cluster assembly sulfur transfer protein SufU: MSESDLLNDPMVLRELIMDHYQYPHNHGLVKNDAGYLSRHMASDSCIDDITVQSKIADGRVQDVRFDGTACTISTASTSMMTDLIKGKTVEEADKIIDNYFNMIEEKDYDPSLLEEAVAMKNVHKQANRIKCATIGWKAMKEMLEESEEKK; this comes from the coding sequence ATGTCTGAATCTGATCTTCTGAACGATCCGATGGTGCTGCGGGAGCTGATCATGGATCACTATCAGTATCCGCACAATCATGGACTGGTGAAAAATGACGCCGGTTATCTGAGCCGGCATATGGCATCGGATTCCTGCATTGACGACATTACGGTGCAGTCAAAGATTGCCGACGGCAGGGTGCAGGATGTGCGCTTTGATGGTACGGCCTGCACGATTTCGACAGCGTCGACGTCGATGATGACGGATCTCATCAAGGGAAAGACCGTCGAAGAAGCCGATAAGATTATCGACAACTACTTCAATATGATTGAGGAAAAGGACTATGATCCTTCTCTTCTGGAGGAAGCCGTTGCGATGAAGAATGTGCACAAGCAGGCCAACCGCATCAAGTGTGCAACCATCGGCTGGAAGGCGATGAAGGAGATGCTTGAGGAAAGCGAGGAAAAGAAATGA
- a CDS encoding HIT family protein: protein MCVFCDIINKKIPSKVVYEDDKVLAILDLSQLTYGHTLVMPKKHVDNFLEADPETVSYCALVTQKLARQIVKNTGAKGANIVTNAGAAAGQSVNHLHFHIVPRYDENDGFGFRETPHENLDLDEVLKTITK, encoded by the coding sequence ATGTGTGTATTCTGTGACATCATCAATAAGAAAATCCCGTCCAAAGTCGTCTATGAAGATGACAAGGTTCTCGCTATTCTCGATCTTTCCCAGCTGACCTATGGCCATACGCTTGTCATGCCCAAGAAGCATGTCGACAATTTCCTGGAAGCAGACCCCGAGACCGTATCGTACTGTGCACTGGTCACCCAGAAGCTGGCCAGGCAGATTGTAAAAAACACCGGTGCCAAAGGTGCCAACATCGTAACCAATGCAGGTGCCGCAGCCGGTCAGTCCGTGAATCATCTCCATTTCCATATCGTTCCCCGCTACGATGAAAACGACGGTTTCGGCTTCCGGGAAACACCGCACGAGAACCTTGACCTGGATGAAGTACTGAAGACTATCACGAAATAA
- the proC gene encoding pyrroline-5-carboxylate reductase has protein sequence MKSSRKYTLGLIGCGAMGTAIAHGAVITEYLERYQICVYDHHEQRTRDLCRNESFAYMENEKDVASQSHITLIAVQPQALDACLEKLKGTKIECLLTIVAGIPTSYYREKLGQDVPVIRAMPNMALSIGEGATALCMSDNTSADDYDFVFKLFASMGISRTIPESQMSQIISVNGSTPAYFYVFLNSLLKDATSRGIEDESARALLVQTMIGAGKLLQEHQADAIEDLIKEVCTEGGTTIEAVRSFEKNGLDRMVHEADDACIKRAEEIGSRK, from the coding sequence ATGAAATCCTCACGTAAATATACACTCGGCCTGATCGGCTGCGGAGCGATGGGAACCGCTATCGCCCATGGCGCCGTCATCACGGAATATCTCGAACGCTATCAGATCTGCGTCTATGATCACCATGAGCAGCGTACACGTGATCTATGCCGCAACGAAAGCTTTGCCTACATGGAAAACGAAAAGGATGTCGCTTCCCAGTCCCATATCACCCTGATTGCCGTCCAGCCCCAGGCGCTGGACGCCTGCCTGGAAAAGCTGAAGGGCACGAAGATCGAATGCCTGCTTACCATCGTTGCCGGCATTCCGACGTCGTACTATCGTGAAAAGCTCGGACAGGATGTTCCGGTGATCCGGGCCATGCCCAACATGGCGCTTTCGATTGGCGAAGGCGCTACGGCCCTGTGCATGTCGGACAACACTTCGGCTGACGATTATGACTTTGTCTTCAAGCTGTTTGCCTCGATGGGCATCAGCCGCACCATTCCGGAATCACAGATGAGTCAGATCATCTCCGTCAACGGGTCGACCCCCGCCTACTTTTATGTCTTCCTCAACAGTCTGCTCAAGGACGCAACCTCCCGCGGCATCGAAGATGAAAGCGCAAGGGCGCTGCTCGTACAGACCATGATTGGCGCCGGCAAGCTGCTGCAGGAACATCAGGCTGACGCGATCGAAGATCTGATCAAGGAAGTATGCACCGAAGGCGGCACGACCATTGAAGCCGTACGTTCCTTTGAGAAAAACGGCCTCGACCGTATGGTTCATGAAGCGGATGACGCCTGCATCAAGCGCGCCGAAGAGATCGGAAGCCGCAAATAA
- a CDS encoding aminotransferase class V-fold PLP-dependent enzyme, with protein sequence MFNVNKVRGDFPMFRNNPDLIYFDNAATTLKPQPVIDAVTDFYTKHTSNVHRGDYGIAVTNDRLYDGARKSFARLIHCEPDEIAYTHNVTQSLNEVAYAMQHTFLKPGDVVLTTKAEHASCLLPWFRMEKEYGIRVEYIPTDGEARISIDDFKKALHPGVKAVCVAQMTNVLGSVQPIREMTKAAHAAGAYMIVDGAQSVPHLPVDVKDLDVDFLCFSVHKMCGPSGVGILYGKKELLDRMDPQMLGGDMNARFEDDGSMILKETPVKFEAGTPNIEGVIGAAAAADYLLSLGMDNIEAYEMELRRYFCEKMLQLDNVVLYNPDNEHGPIDFNVKDPKSGKMIFAQDAAGYLAAKNVAVRSGNHCAKILHHIIGTDQTVRASLYFYNTKEEVDRAVQVISEVSLENAVGIFF encoded by the coding sequence ATGTTCAATGTAAACAAAGTCCGCGGCGATTTTCCGATGTTCCGGAACAACCCGGATCTGATCTATTTTGATAATGCGGCCACAACACTGAAGCCGCAGCCGGTCATTGATGCGGTCACTGACTTCTATACGAAGCATACGAGCAACGTGCACCGGGGTGACTATGGCATTGCGGTGACCAATGACCGTCTCTATGACGGGGCGCGGAAATCCTTTGCCAGGCTGATTCATTGTGAGCCGGATGAGATTGCCTATACGCATAACGTGACCCAGTCGCTCAATGAGGTCGCCTATGCAATGCAGCATACGTTTCTGAAGCCCGGCGATGTTGTTCTGACGACAAAGGCCGAACATGCCAGCTGCCTGCTGCCGTGGTTCCGGATGGAAAAGGAATACGGCATCAGGGTGGAATACATTCCGACGGATGGCGAGGCGAGAATTTCAATCGATGACTTCAAGAAGGCTCTGCATCCGGGCGTAAAGGCGGTGTGCGTTGCCCAGATGACCAATGTGCTCGGCTCTGTTCAGCCGATCAGGGAAATGACTAAGGCGGCACATGCGGCCGGTGCCTATATGATCGTGGACGGTGCGCAGTCCGTTCCGCATCTGCCGGTGGATGTGAAGGATCTTGATGTTGATTTCCTGTGCTTCTCGGTACATAAGATGTGCGGTCCTTCGGGAGTCGGCATTCTGTACGGGAAGAAGGAGCTGCTGGACCGGATGGATCCGCAGATGCTCGGGGGCGATATGAATGCGCGCTTTGAGGATGACGGTTCGATGATTCTCAAGGAGACGCCGGTCAAGTTTGAAGCCGGTACGCCGAACATTGAAGGTGTGATCGGTGCTGCGGCTGCGGCGGACTATCTGCTTTCGCTCGGGATGGATAACATCGAGGCCTATGAGATGGAGCTTCGCCGGTATTTCTGTGAGAAGATGCTGCAGCTTGATAACGTCGTTCTTTATAATCCGGATAATGAACACGGGCCGATCGATTTCAACGTCAAGGATCCCAAGAGCGGAAAGATGATTTTTGCGCAGGATGCGGCCGGGTATCTGGCTGCGAAGAATGTTGCGGTGCGCTCGGGCAATCACTGTGCCAAGATTCTTCACCATATCATTGGTACGGATCAGACGGTACGGGCGTCGCTGTATTTCTACAACACGAAGGAAGAGGTGGACCGTGCGGTACAGGTCATCTCAGAGGTTTCTCTGGAGAATGCGGTAGGCATTTTCTTCTAA
- a CDS encoding SufB/SufD family protein, giving the protein MMTPIHVDTDLQLADGLFSYEIDSERKLNLTFRCQGDCRIFVRIKHAADIRVRTYAARNAKVTYLFWNEDDCDLKMDETHEALADSDVTVAYGELNDHAIERDTYLALLEPGARGLLSSANLVQTRRSYNMQVVNYAPKTYGNMENYAVVLEKGKLMINAVGKMVKGASHSESHQTSRALSFAQGQNTEILPQLLIDENDVQASHAMSIGQVDPEQLYYMESRGLDHNTCTALLAQGYLLPIADTIDDADLRQMLKDEMERKLEELCSM; this is encoded by the coding sequence ATGATGACGCCGATCCATGTTGATACGGATCTTCAGCTTGCGGACGGTTTGTTTTCGTATGAGATTGACAGTGAGCGGAAGCTGAATCTGACGTTCCGCTGTCAGGGAGACTGCCGCATCTTTGTGCGGATCAAGCACGCGGCAGACATTCGTGTGCGTACCTATGCCGCCCGCAATGCGAAGGTGACCTATCTCTTCTGGAATGAAGATGACTGTGATCTGAAGATGGATGAGACGCATGAGGCGCTGGCCGACAGTGATGTGACGGTTGCCTATGGTGAGCTGAACGATCATGCGATTGAGCGTGATACGTATCTTGCCCTGCTGGAGCCGGGAGCGAGAGGTCTTCTTTCTTCAGCCAATCTGGTACAGACGCGCCGCAGCTATAACATGCAGGTCGTCAACTATGCGCCGAAGACCTACGGCAATATGGAAAACTATGCCGTGGTTCTGGAAAAGGGAAAGCTCATGATCAATGCCGTCGGCAAGATGGTGAAGGGTGCTTCGCATTCGGAGTCCCATCAGACCAGCCGCGCCCTCTCCTTTGCGCAGGGGCAGAATACGGAGATTCTTCCGCAGCTGCTGATTGATGAGAATGATGTGCAGGCGAGCCACGCCATGAGCATTGGCCAGGTGGATCCGGAACAGCTGTATTACATGGAGTCGCGCGGCCTGGACCACAATACGTGCACGGCTCTGCTGGCGCAGGGATATCTTCTGCCGATCGCCGATACGATTGATGACGCCGATCTCAGGCAGATGCTCAAGGATGAAATGGAAAGGAAGCTCGAGGAACTATGTTCAATGTAA
- the sufC gene encoding Fe-S cluster assembly ATPase SufC gives MKNLAIENLHVSVDDKEILHGVSLNVNEGEIHALMGPNGNGKSTLLAAIMGNPNYKVTSGSITWDGKDVLAMSVDERSKAGLFLAMQYPQEIPGVTNSDFLRAAMNVRRETPIPLFQFIKAMEKTIKDLDMREDLAHRFLNEGFSGGEKKRNEVVQMEMLKPSLAMLDELDSGLDVDAMRIVGDAINNLKAETNMGLIIVSHYERFFELIRPEYTHVLVDGRVVLEGDGDLARRIDHDGYDWIYKEYHVKPTAEEEDPYKRKSVGTLGSCAVRTAAEAGVRK, from the coding sequence ATGAAGAACTTAGCAATTGAAAACCTCCACGTATCCGTGGACGATAAAGAAATATTGCATGGTGTCAGCCTTAATGTAAATGAGGGCGAAATCCATGCACTCATGGGGCCGAACGGCAACGGCAAGTCGACGCTGCTGGCGGCGATCATGGGCAATCCGAATTATAAGGTGACTTCCGGTTCCATTACATGGGATGGCAAGGACGTGCTGGCCATGAGCGTCGATGAGCGTTCGAAGGCAGGTCTTTTTCTGGCCATGCAGTATCCGCAGGAGATCCCGGGTGTAACCAACAGCGACTTCCTGCGTGCCGCAATGAATGTGCGCCGTGAGACGCCGATTCCTCTGTTTCAGTTCATCAAGGCTATGGAAAAGACGATCAAGGATCTTGATATGCGGGAAGATCTGGCCCACCGTTTCCTGAACGAAGGATTCTCGGGCGGCGAAAAGAAGCGCAACGAGGTTGTTCAGATGGAGATGCTCAAGCCGTCGCTGGCGATGCTCGATGAGCTGGACTCTGGTCTTGATGTTGATGCGATGCGGATTGTCGGTGATGCCATCAACAATCTGAAGGCGGAAACGAACATGGGATTGATCATTGTGTCGCACTATGAGCGTTTCTTTGAGTTGATCCGTCCGGAGTATACGCATGTGCTGGTCGATGGCCGGGTTGTTCTGGAAGGTGATGGCGATCTGGCACGCCGGATCGATCACGATGGCTACGACTGGATCTATAAGGAATATCATGTGAAGCCGACGGCGGAGGAAGAGGATCCTTACAAGCGCAAGTCGGTAGGAACACTTGGCAGCTGCGCTGTGCGTACAGCTGCTGAAGCAGGGGTCCGGAAATGA